TAAAAATGAATGGAAGAGTATTTAATTGATAATCCTTAATTTTGTTTTTTAAACGGGTAAGATTTAAAACAAAATAAAGAATTAATAAAACAACATGAATCGAAATACCAATTATTGTCGGTAAATAATTGGGCACAATATTATTTCCAAAAGGAAGAAACTGAACGAAATTACTTATCGAATAAACAGTTATATAAACACTATAGATAAAAATACCAATAGCAATAAAAATTAAGACCGAAAGTGCTGGCGTATATTTTTTAAGTCGAATAAAACTTTGACGGTAAAAATAAATTTGCGGACTATAGTATAATAAGGCTAATACTAAAACTCCCATTAAAATTGCAATTAAAATTAACGAATTAGTTAGTTTTGCAACTTCTGTGATAAAAGTATAAATTCAATTTGCAACTGGATTGTCATAAGTTACGGTCGAAACTGATGAGTTTTCAGGGGTCGAAAAGACCATTGAGGCAAAAATTCCAAATAAAGTACCTGATGTAACAATGGCAGACGCTAAACTTATATGCTTAAAAGTAAAAAGCTTTTTATAGTCATAGTTAATTTTGTCATCTGTTCGCCCTAGCCAAAGTCAAAGGGAATAATCAAGTAAAATATAAATAAAAATTTGGGCAGAAATGCCAAGAATATGGCTCCATTCTGTCGTTAGTCAAGCAAAATAAACAACTAAATTGACTAATGAAAGGAAAAAATAGACTGATAAAATTATGTATTTATGCGTCTTATTTTTAAGGCCTAAAAATTTTAAACCTTTAAATAAAAAGATAATACTAAAAAATAACAAAAAAACTGATCTTGCAACTCTTGGAGCAATAAATTCGCGAATTTCATCATCAATAGGATTAAAAATTAGCGAAATACTTGAAACCCTTGAAATCGGGGCATTTTGGTCAATATCTACTATGTTCAGGAATGATCGACGGGCGTCAAAGAAAATTGCCGTGCTTAGTCCAAGCAAAAATAGAATAAAAAGGACGCGAAGAAAAATACGCACTAAATTCTTCTTGTCTTTTTTAGCTGGTTTTGCATTTAAACTATAAGCCTCAGCACTAACCGCATTCATTTTGACCTCCTTTTTCGTGTTGAAATGCTAACATTATAACCTTTTTTTTTTTTTTGTTGACAAAAATGCAAAAAAAATTGCCTAAAAAAATATCTAATTTAAAATAATTTTTGTTTTTAGTGTTTTACTTTATAATTTTAGAACCGCATTCATTTTGACCTCCTTTTTCGTGTTGAAATGCTAACATTATAACCTTTTTTTTTTTTTTGTTGACAAAAATGCAAAAAAAATTGCCTAAAAAAATATCTAATTTAAAATAATTTTTGTTTTTAGTGTTTTACTTTATAATTTTAGAAATGGTTAAAAAATTAATATTTAGTGATATTGACGGAACTCTTTATTGCGGTGATTTTTCCGTTGATAAGGAAACAATTGATTTTCTAAAAAATAATAAGGATAGCTTTACCTTAATTTTAAATACAGGTAATCCTTTGGGCTCAAGAATTTTGCAAACAGCAAAACTCTTAGAAATTCGCTATGTTTTAACATCTAATGGTGCTTTGTTTAGTGATTTAAAAGAGGACAGACATACTTTAATTCATGGACCAATTTCACAAAAATCGCAAGATTTTGTTTTTAGAATTGCCAGAGATTTAGATATGCAACTAAATTTTTGAACAAGCCAAAAATATTTTAGCTTTAATTTTAAAGAGCAAAATTATTCCTATTTTAACTACCCACTTTTGGATCCTGAAAATGAGGTATTTTTTACTGATAGCCCACAAAAAGATGTAATAAAATTAGAATTAATTGGCCCAAGCCAAACTTTAGAAAAGGCTTATAAATTATTAGAAGAAGATGGCGATCTTGAAGGCGTTTTAATTAATAATATAAGTATTGAAATTGGTAAAAAAGGGACAAATAAAGGAAGTGCTGTTGAATTTGTGGCAAAAAGTTTCGGGATTGACGTCCAAAAAACAATGACAATTGGTGATAGTCCTAATGATATTTCAATGCTTGAAAAAACTAATTTTTCTTATGCAATGGCAAATGGCTATGAAATTGTTAAAAAAACAGCAAAACTCAACACAAGCGCTTGTGATCAACAAGGGCTAGTTTATGCAATTAAGGACTTTTTATATCGAACAAAATTTGATTAAAAAAATTTGACTAAAAAAGTCTTTTAGTCAAATTTTTTGTTAGTTTTTTTGTAATTAAAATAATTAAAAAGTTTAAATTCAATTAATTTTAAATGGTTTTTTCTGTTGTTTGATTTGATAAAAATAAACAACAAGTTGGACTGCTGAAACCAAGAAACCGATAATTTGAAAAATGAATGACGAAAGATAAGCGTCATTTTTTTCAATAACAAGTAGCAAGAAAAAGTAGATTAATCAAGCAAAGTTTAAAAGAAATAAATTTAGCAAAAAAGTAAGTGGAATAAATTTAGTTGTTTTGTTTTTAATACCTAACAAAGTTTGTGGTAAAAAGGCAATATTTACGCAAAATCCGGCAAAAATTCCAAGATAAAGAGCATAAGAAGCGAGATTGCCTAAAGAAATTTTGGCCCAAAAGAAAATTCCAAGTAGTAAAATCAGTAGAAAAACTGTTAATGCCCAAGACAAAAAAGTGAAATTTATTAGCTGTTTTCTTGTTGTTTTTGCTTTAAAAGTATAAACTTGAGCTAAAAAGATGAAAGTTAAAAGTCCACTAAATACTTGTGGAATAAAAAGTTGTAAATCACGGATTGCAAAGCCTAAAAGTGCAAATCCAAAAATTCCTAAATAGTAAATTCATCAACTTAATAATGAAACTTTTGGTGGTTTTTTTGCTAAAAAAGTATTTATTACTAAAGGTAAACCGATTATCGAAGTTAAAGAAGCTGCAATTCAACCAATTATTGTTATATATGTCATATCTCCTGCCTAAAAAATGAACATTATACTACAATAATAGAAAAATAATAATTGTTACTCCAAAAAATATTAAAGTAGAAATTGAGTCTGTTACAGTTGCTAAAATTGGCGCTGACATAACAGCAGGATCTCTTTTTGTTGCTTTTGCAATCATTGGAATTATTGCACCAAGAATTTTAGAAAAAATAATTACAGTTAAAAGTGAAAATGATGAGGCAAAAGAAATAATTAAAACATAATCGCGAA
The DNA window shown above is from Mesomycoplasma ovipneumoniae and carries:
- a CDS encoding MSC_0624 family F1-like ATPase-associated membrane protein — encoded protein: MNAVSAEAYSLNAKPAKKDKKNLVRIFLRVLFILFLLGLSTAIFFDARRSFLNIVDIDQNAPISRVSSISLIFNPIDDEIREFIAPRVARSVFLLFFSIIFLFKGLKFLGLKNKTHKYIILSVYFFLSLVNLVVYFAWLTTEWSHILGISAQIFIYILLDYSLWLWLGRTDDKINYDYKKLFTFKHISLASAIVTSGTLFGIFASMVFSTPENSSVSTVTYDNPVANWIYTFITEVAKLTNSLILIAILMGVLVLALLYYSPQIYFYRQSFIRLKKYTPALSVLIFIAIGIFIYSVYITVYSISNFVQFLPFGNNIVPNYLPTIIGISIHVVLLILYFVLNLTRLKNKIKDYQLNTLPFIFILLSFIVSFVVSYLSYSVYETIWINSTQLVFFLTIYFALVRIKPEFPLWMKLMVSFFIILYTIFNFIYLLNIDIYTSTVSQVKPEDYQKDLVSVFYIDYSFYFLGILTLLLAIFVLTNLFVAIGKNTLILTTKNKSSQDQKEKVENEKIGSS
- a CDS encoding HAD family hydrolase translates to MVKKLIFSDIDGTLYCGDFSVDKETIDFLKNNKDSFTLILNTGNPLGSRILQTAKLLEIRYVLTSNGALFSDLKEDRHTLIHGPISQKSQDFVFRIARDLDMQLNFWTSQKYFSFNFKEQNYSYFNYPLLDPENEVFFTDSPQKDVIKLELIGPSQTLEKAYKLLEEDGDLEGVLINNISIEIGKKGTNKGSAVEFVAKSFGIDVQKTMTIGDSPNDISMLEKTNFSYAMANGYEIVKKTAKLNTSACDQQGLVYAIKDFLYRTKFD